The following are from one region of the Aspergillus luchuensis IFO 4308 DNA, chromosome 4, nearly complete sequence genome:
- the TOK1 gene encoding potassium channel (COG:P;~EggNog:ENOG410PHEQ;~InterPro:IPR013099,IPR003280;~PFAM:PF07885;~TransMembrane:9 (i37-65o93-114i121-148o160-184i204-226o261-283i372-394o400-418i430-447o);~go_component: GO:0016020 - membrane [Evidence IEA];~go_function: GO:0005267 - potassium channel activity [Evidence IEA];~go_process: GO:0071805 - potassium ion transmembrane transport [Evidence IEA]) — translation MVDDKDRPRSTDRRSLGKRFRSHFNPRPAEDDGPQDWWIASTAIPLIAATTAPLANLMSIVALVMPWKSKLLGGTASSGAPEQELISDPRWCIALNATSLACGIAGNVFLLFNFTRTMRYIIALPASIILWCLATSILIGITIATNIYDGPTPPDQTYSQAYWSAVIAAALYFFLTVILMINMLGYVLGHYPQYFALTDGQRTLILQTTAFVVWLLIGAAIFHAVIDDISFADALYFSDVTILTLGYGDITPPSSVGKGLVFPYAVMGIIILGLVVGSIHDFARELQYDNVVRKHVERKRQATIEHSISLDPGAEEPHLKFKSKRPPRPGGRSAINALSLVGRPKLLIMREEKDRFNAMRAIQYETVLFRRWYNLILSLIMFGIVWTCGAVVFWRLEQITYFQALYFGFCSLLTIGYGDITPTTNAARPFFIVWSLLSVPTMTVLISEMSDTIVVAFKHATSVFADWTVLPQSGKYRDFLRKFPVLYTTLQHREENRRVNEGFHVGLENEERGTRGEHQHSLDHPPTRSLEELASEPDTASGTGSDPASTLHFAQQLAYAIQRTTRDVVEGERKRYTYEEWVEFTRLIRFTDPSPDDVEVQEDEYGILNWDWIGKTSPMLATQTEPEWVLNRLCESLIRYVDIQARQTGTAREEDEPTLRKQREIKFEGDQ, via the exons ATGGTCGATGATAAAGATCGACCACGGAGCACGGATAGGAGGTCGCTTGGCAAGAGATTCCGAAGTCACTTCAATCCAAGGCcggcggaagatgatgggccACAAGACTGGTGGATCGCATCTACTGCTATTCCACTGATAGCAGCTACCACTGCTCCTCTCGCTAATCTCATGTCGATTGTCGCGCTTGTGATGCCGTGGAAAAGTAAGCTACTTGGCGGGACTGCATCATCAGGCGCACCGGAGCAGGAACTCATCAGTGACCCTCGATG GTGCATAGCTCTCAATGCCACATCACTCGCGTGTGGCATTGCAGGCAACGtttttcttctgttcaaTTTTACGCGCACTATGCGATACATCATAGCTTTGCCCGCATCTATCATCCTCTGGTGCCTGGCCACATCGATTTTGATCGGTATAACCATTGCTACGAACATCTACGATGGTCCAACACCACCCGACCAGACCTACTCTCAGGCCTACTGGAGTGCAGTCATCGCCGCAGCTCTGTATTTCTTCCTCACTGTCATCCTGATGATCAACATGCTGGGATACGTTCTGGGGCATTACCCGCAGTATTTTGCCCTTACCGACGGCCAGAGAACGTTGATCTTGCAAACCACTGCATTCGTGGTGTGGCTACTAATAGGAGCTGCTATCTTCCATGCCGTCATCGACGATATATCGTTTGCGGATGCACTCTATTTTTCAGACGTCACAATCCTGACATTAGGATACGGCGACATCACTCCTCCAAGCTCGGTCGGAAAGGGCCTTGTATTCCCCTATGCAGTGATgggtatcatcatcctcggacTTGTGGTGGGAAGTATCCATGACTTTGCCCGGGAACTGCAATACGACAATGTCGTGCGAAAGCATGTTGAAAGGAAACGACAAGCGACCATCGAGCACTCCATCTCACTGGATCCAGGCGCAGAGGAACCACATCTCAAATTCAAATCCAAGCGCCCACCCAGGCCTGGTGGACGCAGTGCTATCAATGCGCTCTCATTAGTAGGCCGACCGAAGCTCCTCATCatgagggaagaaaaagaccgCTTCAACGCCATGCGAGCAATTCAATACGAAACCGTTCTCTTCCGGCGGTGGTACAATTTGATCCTGAGTCTCATCATGTTTGGTATCGTCTGGACATGCGGTGCTGTGGTCTTTTGGCGCCTAGAACAAATCACCTACTTCCAAGCCCTATACTTCGGCTTTTGCTCTCTCCTCACGATCGGATACGGAGACAtcacaccaaccaccaacgcAGCGAgacccttcttcatcgtctggTCCCTTCTATCCGTGCCAACAATGACAGTCCTCATATCAGAGATGAGCGACACAATCGTCGTCGCATTCAAGCACGCCACCAGCGTTTTCGCCGACTGGACCGTCCTTCCACAGTCAGGAAAATATCGAGACTTCCTCCGTAAATTCCCAGTCCTCTACACGACTCTGCAGCATCGCGAAGAAAACAGACGAGTAAACGAAGGCTTCCACGTCGGATTGGAAAACGAAGAAAGAGGCACGCGAGGAGAGCACCAGCACAGCCTCGACCATCCACCCACAAGATCGCTCGAAGAACTCGCCAGCGAACCAGACACGGCTTCAGGTACGGGATCAGACCCAGCGTCAACCCTTCACTTCGCACAGCAACTCGCGTACGCGATCCAGCGAACTACCCGAGACGTTGTAGAGGGCGAGAGAAAACGATATACCTACGAAGAATGGGTGGAATTCACCCGACTCATTCGCTTCACGGACCCCAGTCCAGACGATGTGGAAGTACAAGAAGACGAATACGGGATTTTGAATTGGGATTGGATCGGTAAGACGAGTCCGATGCTAGCCACACAGACGGAACCAGAATGGGTTCTGAATCGTCTCTGCGAGAGCTTGATTCGGTATGTTGATATCCAGGCGAGGCAGACAGGCACGGCgagagaggaagacgaaCCGACCTTGAGGAAGCAGAGGGAAATTAAGTTTGAGGGTGATCAGTAA
- a CDS encoding putative integral membrane protein (COG:S;~EggNog:ENOG410PXIV;~TransMembrane:7 (o27-51i63-83o103-125i137-160o180-206i218-241o261-280i)) produces the protein MLAELLGRDDTSMTDKHVDRSVQKWNLATQILCITTMTIFFALRCFTRLVIMDGFRREDWTCLGAWFLGVCYSIIALIMGHFGGGVHYADVPVSHRIPFEKTVYVTMVMYGPTAYLTKLSLLWIIARVFSPYRKTVIFIYVFLGIMLAYYIPAVIVKIRICDPIAKFWAPDTPGSCLDQTSIILADAVVSVVSDMAILILPLPLTVGLQLPLKKKMRVMVVLGAGGLACASSIVRLILIILTGQSQDGTLAFMRINMFGNAEITIGVICACLPALSALISRTHREYTSNKYSSHKNTQTSQYELSKVKNSRPSRADRSKNQMTLTEVGSDQDILIPNAQEAPRIETTVRGDSERQGTETMGIMRTVDVSTTVTSRYSHHE, from the exons ATGCTCGCGGAGCTGCTTGGACGTGATGACACCAGCATGACAGATAAACATGTGGACAGGTCGGTCCAGAAATGGAACCTGGCGACACAGATACTATGCATCACTACGATGACGATTTTCTTTGCTCTGCGATGTTTTACCCGCCTTGTCATCATGGACGGCTTTCGAAGAGAGGATT GGACCTGTCTAGGTGCTTGG TTTCTTGGTGTGTGTTATTCAATTATTGCTTTGATCA TGGGCCATTTCGGGGGCGGGGTGCACTACGCTGATGTGCCTGTATCCCATCGCATACCCTTCGAGAAG ACGGTGTATGTGACAATGGTCATGTATGGTCCGACCGCATATTTAACAAAGTTGTCCCTACTTTGGATCATTGCACGAGTCTTCAGCCCTTACCGAAAAACCGTTATATTTATCTACGTCTTCCTGGGTATTATGCTCGCCTACTATATTCCAGCGGTCATTGTCAAGATCCGAATCTGCGACCCAATAGCGAAGTTCTGGGCCCCTGACACACCGGGGTCATGCCTGGACCAGACATCAATCATTCTTGCCGATGCAGTTGTCAGTGTTGTTAGCGATATGGCTATCCTAATTCTTCCCCTACCTTTGACGGTGGGGTTGCAATTGccgctgaagaagaaaatgcgAGTCATGGTCGTATTGGGAGCTGGAGGACTAGCGTGTGCATCGAGTATTGTCCGTCTGATTCTCATTATTTTGACAGGGCAATCACAAGACGGAACACTGGCTTTCATGCGCATTAACATGTTCGG AAATGCCGAGATAACGATCGGGGTCATTTGTGCCTGCCTGCCCGCCCTTTCAGCTCTAATCTCCCGTACCCACCGCGAGTATACGAGCAACAAATACTCCAGTCACAAGAACACCCAGACATCACAGTACGAATTGAGCAAGGTCAAGAATAGTCGTCCCAGTCGCGCAGATAGGAGCAAAAACCAGATGACCTTGACGGAGGTTGGATCGGACCAGGACATTCTCATCCCCAACGCTCAGGAAGCGCCAAGGATCGAGACCACGGTCCGTGGCGATTCAGAGCGACAAGGCACAGAGACCATGGGCATCATGAGAACAGTGGACGTGTCAACTACTGTGACATCGCGATACAGTCACCACGAATGA
- a CDS encoding uncharacterized protein (COG:S;~EggNog:ENOG410Q0A3;~InterPro:IPR007325,IPR037175;~PFAM:PF04199;~go_function: GO:0004061 - arylformamidase activity [Evidence IEA];~go_process: GO:0019441 - tryptophan catabolic process to kynurenine [Evidence IEA]), with the protein MSSGNSSQSPFDVPFDELPNPKQVWVGKPGSREEGLGKLAILTPEVVANAAATEIKTGRRVTMGWELTKLDYPNLNRQPCHHQIIPLLGGVAFDDVYTMNPQQSSQWDGLRHFSQTVEGQTERVFYGGATVEEINDRTNNRIGLQHWAKEGIAGRGVLIDYATWAEKRGIRYSTFSTHQIRLSDIKEIAKECGITFQKGDILFVRIGVTKEWDTAMTDDQKRQYSDNPSPEHAGVEATTDVLRWLWDTGFAAIASDAISWEVYHPLQSYAMHHYSSTF; encoded by the exons ATGTCGTCGGGTAATTCTAGTCAGTCGCCTTTCGATGTACCATTTGATGAGCTGCCGAACCCCAAGCAAGTATGGGTTGGCAAGCCAGGAAGCCGCGAAGAAGGATTAGGGAAGCTTGCGATCTTGACCCCCGAGGTGGTGGCCAATGCTGCTGCCACTGAAATCAAGACCGGGCGACGGGTGACGATGGGCTGGGAACTGACCAAGTTGGATTATCCTAATCTGAACCGTCAACCATGCCACCATCAGATCATTCCGCTTTTGGGCGGTGTGGCTTTCGACGATGTCTATACCATGAATCCTC AACAAAGTAGCCAGTGGGATGGTCTGCGGCATTTTTCGCAGACGGTTGAGGGCCAAACCGAGCGTGTGTTCTATGGTGGCGCAACCGTCGAGGAAATCAATGATCGAACGAACAATCGGATCGGCTTGCAGCATTGGGCCAAAGAAGGGATTGCTG GTCGCGGGGTATTGATCGATTATGCCACATGGgcagaaaagaggggaatcAGATACAGCACTTTTTCGACACATCAAATCCGGCTTTCAGATATCAAGGAAATTGCCAAGGAATGTGGCATTACTTTTCAAAAGGGCGACATACTTTTTGTTCGCATTGGAGTGACGAAGGAATGGGATACCGCCATGACAGATGACCAGAAGCGGCAATACTCGGACAATCCGAGCCCGGAGCATGCAGGTGTCGAGGCAACTACAGATGTGCTGCGATGGCTTTGGGATACCGGGTTCGCCGCGATTGCCAGCGATGCAATTAGTTGGGAGGTATATCATCCACTGCAATCTTATGCAATGCATCACTACTCAAGTACATTTTGA
- a CDS encoding putative MFS sugar transporter (COG:G;~EggNog:ENOG410PM2U;~InterPro:IPR005829,IPR005828,IPR003663,IPR036259, IPR020846;~PFAM:PF00083,PF07690;~TransMembrane:10 (i12-33o70-90i97-120o140-160i172-192o204-227i300-318o338-358i370-391o403-425i);~go_component: GO:0016020 - membrane [Evidence IEA];~go_component: GO:0016021 - integral component of membrane [Evidence IEA];~go_function: GO:0022857 - transmembrane transporter activity [Evidence IEA];~go_process: GO:0055085 - transmembrane transport [Evidence IEA]): MGTFGSQTSTYNRLVTIFVAVGSMTYGYCSSIISSTIGQPGWFTYFNLPQEGEPGYASITTPAISTANGVFSAGGAVGTLFIMWSCDYFGRKLNIQLGAFFSMFGGALQGGSNSLKYALIYPPPLYCTCPWLTLPRMFQAGRFVCGLGIGILVTVCPMYLSEMSSAFRRGWLVGHHAIFLVFGYMLAGWVGYACYFAENKIGTFGWRFPLCLQCLPPLVLLLGSPWLPRSPRWLISKGKHEEAKLVLERLRRSPDDPNNLVAKEEYFQTAEQIRLEGERLSAYGNVWNAVLKKKSYRKRMAIGFLTQWGAEFGGPLIINNYAVLLYTNLGETGGMPLLLSAVWLTTAGVIYNPLGAWLHDKVNSRRKMYITGFVGIIVTTSCLAAMTAQYAGTTNRVGNGFGILFMYLYLAFQGTFCDTTMYLYVSEIFPTEIRPIGMGFSLFGQFAGKKLF, encoded by the exons ATGGGGACGTTCGGGTCTCAGACCAGTACCTATAATAGGCTGGTCACTATATTTGTTGCCGTTGGTTCCATG ACATACGGTTACTGCTCTTCAATTATCTCAAGCACGATCGGTCAGCCAGGATGGTTTACATACTTCAATCTTCCTCAGGAGGGCGAGCCGGGATATGCCTCAATAACGACCCCTGCTATATCTACAGCGAATGGCGTCTTCAGTGCTGGAGGTGCGGTTGGGACGCTCTTCATAATGTGGTCGTGTGATTATTTTGGTCGGAAACTTAATATCCAGTTGGGGGCTTTCTTCTCGATGTTCGGAGGAGCACTTCAAGGAGGTTCTAATTCACTCAAGTACGCCTTGATTTACCCCCCACCACTCTACTGCACATGCCCTTGGCTAACTCTACCTAGAATGTTTCAAGCTGGGCGATTTGTCTGCGGCCTCGGAATTGGTATCCTTGTGACTGTGTGTCCAATGTACCTTTCCGAGATGTCTAGTGCCTTCCGTCGTGGTTGGCTTGTTGGCCATCATGCCATCTTTCTCGTTTTCGGTTACATGCTTGCCGGCTGGGTAGGCTATGCCTGCTACTTTGCTGAAAATAAGATCGGTACATTTGGCTGGCGGTTCCCACTTTGTCTACAGTGCTTGCCACCTCTCGTCCTGCTGCTAGGATCGCCTTGGCTCCCTCGCTCTCCACGTTGGCTGATCAGTAAGGGAAAGCATGAGGAAGCTAAACTGGTCCTTGAGCGACTTCGCAGATCCCCAGACGATCCTAACAACCTGGTTGCTAAGGAAGAATACTTCCAAACTGCCGAGCAGATCCGTCTTGAAGGGGAGCGACTGTCTGCCTATGGAAATGTGTGGAACGCAgttttgaagaagaagtcgtaCAGGAAGCGTATGGCTATCGGCTTTCTGACCCAATGGGGAGCTGAATTCGGCGGACCTCTGATCATC AACAACTATGCCGTTCTTCTATACACCAACCTTGGAGAAACCGGCGGAATGCCACTGCTCCTCAGTGCGGTCTGGCTGACAACTGCTG GTGTCATTTACAACCCTCTTGGTGCCTGGCTTCACGACAAGGTCAATTCTCGTCGAAAAATGTACATTACAGGTTTTGTCGGGATTATTGTTACCACATCTTGCTTGGCTGCCATGACCGCACAATACGCGGGCACCACGAACCGGGTTGGTAACGGGTTTGGCATTCTGTTTATGTACCTTTACCTTGCATTCCAAGG AACTTTCTGTGATACAACGATGTATCTCTATGTGTCTGAGATTTTCCCTACTGAGATTCGCCCGATTGGCATGGGATTCTCCCTATTTGGACAGTTCGCCGGTAAGAAACTGTTCTGA
- a CDS encoding uncharacterized protein (COG:S;~EggNog:ENOG410PJI3): MDAGGLAQMTYNSSFNNGSALGVPGASFGSRRKGSHIKRLSVPPPHISTIDESQPSAPIPTPRTSRSHLLAGLRTAPKSATMPSASQRQQHLGFEGDRYGNHSNRAADRVPQTAMGTGFPRHSLAVNQNLDMNTGRPMYTLPEQVLAPPALDIAGDTQIDESLYAELMSTNLFLAAQQQRLQQQLISVTAAAQQFQGLNLGTPVIQQQQQQDYSPLSLPGMGFYQQQLQQGVQPVVQPVPGQPGLYSVYNPLTGQQNYIYDNTFQQDSSPQYQEEETQSPSVQVPTFRAEVSPPPENRQSPVNVSQPVSPPSGRSSPQETAPLPPPSANAFRRGHKKSSSFNPALKMPLDTAKANAAITPAAPKTAALPQTPATGTFGPGQARAGEHPIRQPRGPPSLEELTAKPTSKHEGSKNFATRQRRRAVHNLVRAGIERRGETRSFGCHSSGGTNTPASEKEFTFSDGDDATVRSGSLSSKPSLGSLRAAANGAIGSERKERSSRERRSQDSPYNTTPISEDGGFFGGKFTEVRADQASPRTGSPSVAAVVAGQKTVAQGQERRKTPMLVLSSAEKRKTPIM, translated from the coding sequence ATGGACGCTGGCGGTCTTGCTCAAATGACCTACAACTCCTCTTTCAACAATGGCAGTGCCCTCGGGGTGCCTGGAGCCAGCTTTGGGTCACGCAGGAAAGGTTCCCATATCAAGCGTCTGAGCGTGCCTCCACCGCACATCTCGACTATCGATGAGTCTCAGCCATCTGCACCAATTCCGACTCCGCGCACCAGCCGTTCGCACCTTCTCGCTGGCTTAAGGACGGCTCCCAAATCAGCCACGATGCCCTCGGCCTCCCAACGCCAGCAGCACCTTGGCTTTGAAGGTGATAGATATGGCAATCATTCGAACCGAGCTGCAGATCGCGTTCCTCAAACCGCCATGGGAACCGGATTCCCTCGTCATTCGTTAGCCGTCAACCAGAATCTGGACATGAACACGGGCCGCCCCATGTACACTCTGCCGGAGCAGGTGCTCGCACCTCCGGCTCTTGACATCGCTGGCGATACGCAGATCGACGAAAGCCTGTACGCGGAGTTGATGTCAACCAACCTCTTCTTGgctgcccagcagcagcgcttgcagcagcagctgatcAGCGTCACCGCGGCCGCTCAGCAGTTTCAGGGTCTTAATCTCGGAACACCTGTgatccagcaacagcagcagcaggattATTCTCCTTTGTCCCTCCCTGGTATGGGTTTCTATCAGCAACAGCTTCAGCAGGGCGTGCAGCCTGTGGTGCAGCCTGTTCCTGGACAGCCGGGGCTCTACTCGGTTTACAACCCCTTGACTGGGCAGCAAAACTATATCTATGACAATACCTTCCAGCAGGACAGCTCGCCACAGTaccaggaagaggagacccAGTCTCCCTCTGTTCAGGTGCCGACCTTCAGAGCTGAGGTGTCACCGCCGCCTGAAAACCGCCAGTCTCCTGTGAATGTTTCTCAGCCTGTGTCTCCTCCCAGCGGCCGTTCATCCCCGCAAGAAACTGCccctctgcctcctccctcggCCAATGCCTTCCGCAGGGGTCACAAGAAGAGCTCATCCTTTAACCCCGCGCTCAAGATGCCGCTTGACACGGCCAAGGCTAACGCTGCCATCACACCCGCGGCTCCCAAGACTGCGGCGTTGCCTCAGACCCCAGCTACTGGAACTTTTGGGCCCGGACAGGCTCGTGCGGGCGAGCACCCGATCCGCCAACCCCGTGGACCACCCTCTCTGGAGGAGCTTACAGCCAAGCCAACATCGAAGCACGAGGGAAGTAAGAACTTCGCCACTCGCCAACGTCGACGTGCGGTGCACAACTTGGTTCGTGCGGGCATTGAACGTCGTGGCGAAACTCGGAGCTTTGGCTGCCATAGCAGTGGTGGTACCAATACTCCTGCGAGCGAGAAGGAATTCACGTTCTccgatggggatgatgccaCAGTTCGCAGTGGTAGTTTGTCCAGCAAACCCAGCCTGGGTAGTCTTCGCGCCGCTGCGAACGGAGCCATTGGTTctgagaggaaggagaggtctTCCCGAGAACGCCGATCCCAGGATAGCCCGtacaacaccacccccatcagCGAAGATGGCGGTTTCTTTGGCGGGAAGTTTACCGAGGTTCGGGCGGATCAGGCCTCTCCACGAACCGGATCACCCTCAGTGGCTGCTGTCGTCGCTGGCCAGAAGACGGTAGCTCAGGGTCAGGAAAGACGCAAGACTCCGATGCTTGTGCTCTCCAGCGCTGAAAAGCGTAAGACCCCGATCATGTAA
- a CDS encoding threonine/serine exporter family protein (COG:S;~EggNog:ENOG410PFXD;~InterPro:IPR024528,IPR010619;~PFAM:PF06738,PF12821;~TransMembrane:10 (i523-543o549-567i574-595o607-631i643-666o686-704i711-728o734-754i766-791o834-859i)): MAGGYFDLPISSTSRRSSLTDVSGGASRSSPGPRVLTPLPTPSESSQERLSDPSGAQGRLRNAAIPRSANRVKFTVSEAGLGTSPSGSTSAARFVGRGSSLPQRPLPTASIPSAVKASPDPQSVPLIDISPSPKVGVTGLTVHSAPSFTGATGDDDEVSNEKGRAIHSAQERAQRLASVLHQSSKTPKSSPWPSRPSSIASTPSEAALPFEDGDEIPMISLSEKQFGDFSDDDDLGPLNGRQSIRTSQAHQLVRQMTRSDFDFLSRLQAPSAGLESGQVTPLEERDSEAYVERPAHYRGGILSSLLKLYDQPGSHYSRGRNASLRRSSTGEFSSRGLSPDPTWKSQRPRKWYEKSPNQSSTSLAGSTAKNSTSSPIASLKRSRSSGAIPNVPKRMGKPQLEDEIRITVQIAELLSRQGYLIRLCRALMKYGAPTHRMEEYMKMTARVLEVDGQFLYIPGCMIISFDDASTHTTEVRLVRSPQGVDLGRLCDVHLIYKEVIHGVIGVEEAIQRLDEILKQKNKYPVPLVILIYGCASACVGPFAFNARPIDMPIAFLLGCLLGTLQLVLSPRSNLYANVFEISAAVLTSFLARAFGSIRYGDGRLFCFSALAQSSIALILPGYMVLCASLELQSRSIVAGSVRMVYAIIYSLFLGFGITIGTAVYGLLDGDASSDYTCPPSPITNEYLQHFPFAILFTFCLAIINQAKWKQIPMMLIISFAGYVTNYFGTKRFYSSTQISGALGAFVIGVMGNLYSRLRHGFAAAAMLPAIFVLVPSGLAASGSLISGIAAAEQITTSTSPFAVVSNGTQGFVDAAKNLSSPNFDREFHGVVLDIGYGMIQVAVGFTVGLFLAALVVYPLGKKRSGLFSF; this comes from the coding sequence ATGGCTGGCGGCTATTTTGATCTGCCcatatcctccacctccaggcGTTCGAGCCTTACTGATGTATCTGGAGGAGCAAGCAGATCATCCCCAGGGCCGCGTGTCCTGACCCCCCTACCGACCCCCAGTGAGAGCTCGCAGGAGAGGTTGTCGGATCCAAGCGGAGCTCAGGGCAGGCTGAGGAATGCAGCAATCCCCAGGAGCGCGAATCGGGTCAAATTCACGGTCAGCGAAGCTGGTCTTGGCACCAGTCCTTCTGGGTCGACGTCAGCGGCCCGGTTTGTTGGAAGGGGGTCGTCGCTACCGCAAAGACCATTGCCCACTGCCAGCATTCCATCAGCAGTTAAGGCTTCTCCTGACCCCCAATCAGTGCCTTTGATCGATATCAGCCCCAGTCCGAAAGTAGGTGTCACGGGCCTCACGGTCCACTCAGCACCCAGTTTCACGGGTGCcactggcgatgatgatgaggtcaGTAATGAGAAGGGGAGGGCGATTCATTCAGCACAAGAGAGAGCCCAACGGCTGGCATCCGTGCTGCACCAATCCTCTAAAACTCCGAAGTCCAGTCCTTGGCCGAGTCGACCGTCCTCCATCGCATCTACTCCTTCAGAGGCGGCGCTACCCtttgaggatggagatgagattCCCATGATAAGTCTTTCCGAAAAGCAATTTGGCGATTTTTCAGACGACGATGACCTGGGCCCACTGAACGGCCGACAATCGATCCGAACTTCTCAAGCCCACCAACTAGTCAGACAAATGACTCGAAGCGATTTTGATTTTTTGAGCCGGCTCCAAGCCCCGTCGGCAGGGCTGGAGTCTGGACAAGTTACTCCCCTTGAAGAAAGGGACTCTGAGGCCTATGTCGAACGACCGGCACATTACCGCGGCGgcatcctctcctctttaCTCAAACTTTACGATCAACCCGGTAGCCACTATTCGCGGGGCCGGAATGCCAGCTTGCGCCGGAGCAGCACGGGAGAGTTCAGTAGTCGAGGATTATCCCCAGACCCTACCTGGAAGTCTCAACGGCCCAGGAAGTGGTATGAAAAATCACCTAACCAGTCGAGCACTTCGCTGGCTGGCTCGACGGCCAAGAACTCTACGAGCTCTCCAATCGCGTCGCTTAAGCGCTCGCGTAGCAGTGGAGCCATTCCAAACGTACCAAAGCGGATGGGCAAGCCACAGCTCGAGGATGAGATTCGTATCACGGTCCAGATAGCCGAACTTCTCTCCCGTCAGGGATATCTCATCCGGCTTTGCCGGGCTTTGATGAAGTACGGTGCTCCTACCCACCGAATGGAGGAATATATGAAGATGACGGCTCGCGTCTTGGAAGTTGATGGCCAGTTTCTGTATATACCTGGTTGCATGATTATCTCGTTTGATGATGCTTCTACCCACACCACCGAGGTTAGATTAGTCCGAAGTCCCCAGGGGGTTGATCTGGGCCGACTTTGCGATGTGCATCTGATTTACAAGGAGGTGATTCATGGTGTGATTGGAGTTGAAGAGGCCATCCAACGGTTGGACGAGAtcctgaagcagaagaacaaGTACCCGGTGCCACTTGTTATTCTCATTTACGGATGTGCCAGCGCCTGCGTCGGTCCTTTCGCGTTCAACGCACGACCCATTGATATGCCCATTGCCTTTTTGCTCGGATGTCTTTTAGGAACCCTCCAACTCGTACTTTCGCCACGTTCCAATCTTTACGCCAATGTTTTTGAGATCTCCGCAGCAGTCCTAACCTCGTTCTTGGCCCGGGCTTTTGGCAGCATCCGCTATGGAGATGGGCGgcttttctgcttttctgCTTTAGCTCAATCTTCGATTGCACTGATCCTGCCTGGATACATGGTGTTGTGCGCCAGTCTGGAATTGCAATCGCGCAGCATTGTTGCCGGGTCTGTCCGCATGGTCTATGCCATCATCtactccctcttcctcgggttCGGGATCACTATCGGAACCGCAGTCTACGGACTATTGGATGGTGATGCATCTTCGGACTACACATGCCCGCCGAGTCCCATCACCAATGAATATCTTCAGCATTTTCCTTTTGCaatcctcttcaccttctgcCTCgcaatcatcaatcaagcGAAGTGGAAGCAAATTCCTATGATGTTGATTATCTCCTTCGCAGGATATGTGACGAATTACTTTGGCACCAAGAGGTTCTATTCCAGCACTCAAATATCCGGTGCGTTGGGTGCGTTCGTCATCGGGGTCATGGGAAACCTTTACAGTCGGCTACGACACGGGTTTGCGGCTGCTGCGATGCTGCCCGCCATCTTCGTTTTGGTCCCGTCTGGTCTCGCTGCCAGCGGGTCACTCATTTCAGGCATTGCGGCAGCGGAACAGATCACTACGTCGACCTCTCCTTTCGCCGTCGTCTCCAACGGGACACAGGGCTTCGTGGACGCAGCAAAGAATCTATCGAGCCCAAATTTCGATCGCGAGTTCCACGGTGTCGTTCTTGACATTGGTTACGGAATGATCCAGGTAGCAGTCGGCTTCACTGTGGGCCTATTCTTGGCTGCCTTGGTTGTTTATCCGCTTGGAAAGAAGCGAAGTGGACTCTTCAGCTTCTAG